In Candidatus Methylomirabilota bacterium, a single genomic region encodes these proteins:
- a CDS encoding amidase has protein sequence MDEETLCFSSLAEVAERIRKRDLSPVDVVEAHLQRTETLNPRLFAFLEVTADAARTQAKAAEAEIAAGRYRGPLHGIPYGAKDIFNTAGIRTTHGSTFFRDHVPVEDAECVARLKRAGAVLLGKCHTHEFAAAATTINPHYGTTRNPWNLERIVGGSSGGSAAAVAAGLCPAALGSDTGGSIRVPAAFCGVVGLKPTHGRVSLSGVCPNVLNFDHVGPLTRTARDAALVLQTIAGYDPRDAMSRDVPIPDFSARLGTGIGGARIALCPDFTGHAEVDGEVAEALERAVATLRDLGARLETVPFPHYERLERTMTAILGAEFAEFHRPFYARNPDGYGTDVRARLERALGTRLDDYVRALRERELLRREVEALFQRVDAIALPSTPSAAAPIATLMARVNGKDVECLWLHRPFLTPHNLTGCPAVSVPMGFSRDGLPLSLQIVGRPWGEAEILGIADAYEAATPQVRARRPPCA, from the coding sequence ATGGACGAAGAGACGCTGTGTTTCTCGAGCCTGGCCGAGGTTGCCGAGCGCATCCGGAAGCGTGACCTCTCGCCCGTCGACGTGGTGGAGGCCCACCTCCAGCGCACCGAGACGCTCAACCCGAGGCTGTTCGCGTTCCTGGAGGTGACGGCCGACGCGGCCAGGACGCAGGCCAAGGCCGCGGAGGCCGAGATCGCCGCTGGGCGCTATCGCGGCCCCCTGCATGGGATCCCCTACGGCGCCAAGGACATCTTCAACACGGCGGGCATTCGCACGACCCATGGGTCGACCTTCTTCCGGGACCACGTCCCGGTCGAGGACGCGGAGTGCGTGGCGCGCCTCAAGCGGGCCGGCGCGGTGCTGCTGGGCAAGTGCCACACCCACGAGTTCGCCGCGGCCGCCACCACCATCAACCCGCACTACGGGACCACGCGAAATCCCTGGAACCTGGAGCGGATCGTGGGCGGGTCCAGCGGCGGCTCCGCGGCGGCGGTGGCGGCGGGGCTGTGCCCGGCCGCCCTGGGGTCTGACACCGGCGGCTCCATCCGGGTCCCGGCCGCATTTTGCGGCGTGGTGGGGCTGAAGCCCACCCATGGCCGGGTCAGCCTCAGCGGAGTGTGTCCGAACGTCCTGAACTTCGACCATGTGGGGCCGCTGACCCGCACGGCGCGGGACGCGGCGCTGGTGCTGCAGACCATCGCCGGCTACGACCCGCGAGATGCGATGTCTCGCGACGTGCCCATCCCGGACTTCTCGGCGAGGCTGGGAACCGGCATCGGCGGAGCGCGCATCGCGCTCTGCCCGGACTTCACCGGTCACGCCGAGGTGGATGGAGAGGTGGCCGAGGCGTTGGAGCGCGCTGTGGCTACCCTCCGAGACCTCGGGGCCCGGCTGGAGACCGTGCCCTTCCCCCACTACGAGCGTCTCGAACGGACCATGACCGCGATCCTGGGCGCCGAGTTCGCAGAGTTCCACCGCCCCTTCTATGCCAGGAACCCCGACGGGTACGGGACAGACGTGCGCGCGCGCCTGGAGCGCGCGCTTGGAACCCGGCTCGACGACTACGTGCGGGCCCTGCGGGAGCGGGAGCTGCTGCGGCGCGAGGTCGAGGCACTCTTTCAGCGCGTGGATGCCATCGCCCTTCCCTCCACTCCCAGCGCCGCGGCCCCCATCGCCACGCTGATGGCCCGGGTGAACGGCAAGGACGTGGAGTGCCTGTGGCTCCATCGTCCCTTCCTGACGCCCCACAACCTCACGGGCTGCCCGGCCGTCTCGGTGCCCATGGGATTCTCCAGAGACGGCTTGCCGCTCTCGCTCCAGATCGTGGGGCGCCCGTGGGGCGAGGCGGAAATTCTGGGAATTGCCGACGCGTACGAGGCAGCCACGCCGCAGGTGCGCGCGCGGCGGCCCCCCTGCGCCTGA
- a CDS encoding extracellular solute-binding protein: MWRIRLVLALLIAGLASGPGPAGAQATKLTWWEHANPPHNEYSKELVARYHRAQSKVAVSYEVFPMTPYFKKVTVAMSTKTGPDIFTVMDPLMPTFIEKKMMVPLDPRSLGHASIDDMKSKYLPGALDGYMAEGKLYALPIVSGTMSLYLNKRHFEEAGLDPDKDYPQTWDQLARIGKKLVKFEGDKMVREAFDFAMHSSSWTMSQFEPILRQFGGSTLDPTGRKCTVNSEAGVKAMRLRASFALEHKISDPTVSVATHPLPAEDLAQGRVSMFVTHPGSVAQFGPEKMKDLKVVSLPQVDPQKPVTHFYGFALAVNPDIPADRQKAAHGLMRFLIQNPKEWLEHTAYPLPVKNFLEIPGVRSHPYIDVFIQDMSTGRFVTRSPKFTEIADAMHRAMERVVLNRVDPKRSLDQACQEIDLALSKP, translated from the coding sequence ATGTGGCGAATCCGTCTCGTCCTCGCGTTGCTCATCGCCGGCCTGGCGTCCGGGCCCGGACCGGCCGGCGCCCAGGCGACGAAGCTCACCTGGTGGGAGCATGCCAACCCTCCCCACAACGAGTACTCCAAGGAGCTCGTCGCCAGGTATCACCGCGCCCAATCCAAGGTGGCGGTGAGCTACGAAGTGTTCCCGATGACCCCCTATTTCAAGAAGGTGACGGTGGCGATGTCCACCAAGACCGGGCCGGACATCTTCACGGTCATGGATCCGCTCATGCCCACCTTCATCGAGAAGAAGATGATGGTCCCGCTCGACCCCCGCTCGCTGGGTCACGCCTCGATCGACGACATGAAGTCGAAGTATCTGCCGGGGGCGCTGGACGGCTACATGGCCGAAGGCAAGCTCTACGCGCTGCCCATCGTCTCGGGCACGATGAGCCTCTACCTGAACAAGCGCCACTTCGAGGAGGCGGGCCTGGACCCGGACAAGGACTATCCGCAGACCTGGGACCAACTGGCCCGCATCGGCAAGAAGCTGGTGAAGTTCGAGGGCGACAAGATGGTCCGGGAAGCGTTCGACTTCGCCATGCACTCGTCCTCCTGGACGATGTCGCAGTTCGAGCCGATCCTGCGCCAATTCGGCGGGAGCACGCTCGATCCCACCGGCCGCAAGTGCACGGTGAACAGCGAGGCGGGCGTCAAGGCGATGCGCCTGCGCGCCTCCTTCGCGCTCGAGCACAAGATCTCCGACCCCACGGTGAGCGTGGCCACCCACCCGCTGCCGGCCGAGGACCTGGCCCAGGGCCGCGTCTCCATGTTCGTCACGCACCCCGGGAGCGTGGCGCAGTTCGGGCCCGAGAAGATGAAGGACCTCAAGGTCGTGTCACTCCCCCAGGTCGATCCCCAGAAGCCCGTCACGCATTTCTACGGCTTCGCCCTGGCGGTGAACCCGGACATCCCGGCCGATCGGCAGAAGGCGGCCCACGGCCTGATGCGGTTCCTCATCCAGAATCCGAAGGAGTGGCTCGAGCACACGGCCTATCCTCTTCCGGTCAAGAACTTCCTGGAGATCCCGGGCGTCCGGTCCCACCCCTACATCGACGTCTTCATCCAGGACATGTCGACCGGCCGCTTCGTCACCCGCTCGCCGAAGTTCACGGAGATCGCCGACGCCATGCATCGGGCGATGGAGCGCGTGGTCTTGAACCGGGTGGATCCCAAGCGGTCCCTGGACCAGGCCTGCCAGGAAATCGATCTGGCGTTGAGCAAGCCCTGA
- a CDS encoding sugar ABC transporter permease, with product MSNGLPSVPVSLPQARTAARPFGLTYANRLRLAGFLFVLPALFHFALFKFYPMAQALLLSFFRYDLMSSPEFTGLGNYRALYENPLFHQALGVSVKYTLGVAIPEWFLALGLALLLNRAMPGRGLIRLAYFLPIAMSQIVVALVWKFLYHPHGLVNGLLAAVGIGRINWLSEEMTALPALIAIGVWRGAPLFAVVYLAGLQAIPRDYYEAAAMDGAGLWQRFRWITLPLLRPTMLFVMVMSLLMAMKVFTNPLVMTEGGPNGTTRVLPYFIYETGFAFFRMGEAAAASSILFGLALLFTLVQFRLLRRGLA from the coding sequence GTGAGCAACGGGCTGCCGTCCGTGCCGGTCTCACTGCCACAGGCGCGGACGGCAGCCCGCCCGTTCGGTCTGACCTACGCGAACCGGCTCCGTTTGGCCGGTTTCCTCTTCGTCCTACCCGCCCTCTTCCACTTCGCCCTGTTCAAGTTCTATCCGATGGCTCAGGCTCTCCTCCTGAGCTTCTTCCGCTACGATCTCATGAGCTCGCCCGAGTTCACGGGGTTGGGTAATTACCGGGCGCTCTACGAGAATCCCCTCTTTCATCAGGCCCTCGGCGTGTCCGTGAAATACACGCTGGGGGTGGCCATCCCCGAGTGGTTCCTCGCCCTCGGCCTGGCCCTGCTCCTCAACCGCGCCATGCCCGGGCGCGGGCTGATCCGGCTCGCCTACTTCCTGCCCATCGCGATGTCGCAAATCGTCGTGGCTCTCGTCTGGAAGTTCCTCTATCACCCCCACGGCCTGGTCAACGGCCTCCTGGCCGCGGTGGGGATCGGGCGCATCAACTGGCTGAGCGAGGAGATGACGGCCCTGCCGGCGCTGATCGCCATCGGCGTCTGGCGCGGCGCGCCGCTCTTCGCGGTGGTCTATCTGGCGGGCCTGCAGGCCATCCCGCGCGACTACTACGAGGCGGCGGCGATGGATGGAGCCGGCCTCTGGCAGCGCTTCCGGTGGATCACCCTGCCCCTGCTCCGGCCGACCATGCTGTTCGTCATGGTGATGTCGCTGCTCATGGCCATGAAGGTCTTCACCAATCCCCTGGTCATGACCGAGGGGGGGCCCAACGGCACCACCCGCGTCCTTCCCTACTTCATCTACGAGACCGGGTTCGCCTTCTTCCGGATGGGAGAGGCGGCCGCCGCTTCCAGCATCCTGTTCGGTCTGGCCCTGCTCTTCACCCTCGTCCAGTTCCGGCTGCTCAGGCGGGGGCTGGCCTGA
- a CDS encoding carbohydrate ABC transporter permease, giving the protein MNARTRGRVLGWVVTLLTVAGAAFVLLPYFWMISSSFKTQDAIFRLPLEWMPRAPRWQNYPAALGRFPFGTYFFNSTVMALAVMAGNLFFGSLAAYGLAKFRFPLRELCFRAMLSTLMLPLEILLVPTFLVVRQLGLLDSYGGLIIPLAVDAFGIFLMRQYITDLPDSLIEAARLDGCTEFGIYWRIVLPNCRPALAALAVLSFRENWDQFLWPLVIISKEALKTFPLGLAQFEGFHSASYHEMMAAAAVGMIPMILLFLLFQRAFVRGLTLTGLKE; this is encoded by the coding sequence ATGAACGCGAGGACCCGCGGGCGCGTTCTGGGATGGGTCGTGACCCTGCTCACGGTGGCGGGGGCAGCGTTCGTCCTGCTGCCGTATTTCTGGATGATCTCCTCCTCCTTCAAGACGCAGGACGCAATCTTCCGCCTGCCGCTCGAATGGATGCCCCGCGCGCCGCGGTGGCAGAACTATCCGGCGGCCCTGGGTCGGTTCCCCTTCGGGACCTATTTCTTCAACAGCACCGTGATGGCCCTGGCGGTCATGGCGGGCAACCTCTTCTTCGGCAGCCTGGCGGCGTACGGCCTGGCCAAGTTCCGTTTCCCCCTGCGGGAGCTCTGCTTCCGCGCCATGCTGAGCACGCTGATGCTCCCGCTGGAGATCTTGTTGGTGCCGACCTTTCTGGTCGTGCGCCAGCTCGGCCTGCTCGATTCCTACGGCGGCCTCATCATCCCCCTGGCGGTGGACGCCTTCGGCATCTTCCTCATGCGTCAGTACATCACGGACCTCCCCGACTCCCTGATCGAGGCCGCCCGCCTGGATGGATGCACGGAGTTCGGGATCTACTGGCGGATCGTGCTTCCCAACTGCCGGCCGGCCCTAGCGGCCCTGGCCGTGCTCTCGTTCCGAGAGAACTGGGATCAGTTCCTCTGGCCCCTGGTGATCATCTCGAAGGAGGCCCTCAAGACCTTCCCCCTGGGCCTGGCCCAGTTCGAGGGATTCCACAGCGCCTCCTATCACGAGATGATGGCGGCGGCGGCGGTGGGCATGATTCCGATGATCCTGCTGTTCCTCCTCTTCCAGCGCGCCTTCGTGCGTGGCCTCACCCTCACCGGGCTGAAAGAGTGA
- a CDS encoding peptidyl-alpha-hydroxyglycine alpha-amidating lyase family protein — protein MAQASGLRYEVVEGWEQLPTDYEHRDVAGVAVDGEDRVFLICRGNHPIIIYDRKGNFLGSWGQGQFTYRTHGITVGPDDMLYCTDDGNHTVRKFTPDGKLLMTLGTLNTPSATGYDGKNTLTVSRPAGPFNRPTNLAVGPTGDLYVSDGYGNCRVHRFSPTGELKQSWGVPGTGPGQFYLPHGIAVAADGRVFVCDRENDRIQIFSPDGEYLSEWTDTQRPTHLVFDAEARAYVSELWWHPGQTSQRHGPIEEARYGRVSVYDTEGRVLTRWGSPDACAPGSFAAPHGLAVDSRGDIYVSEVTWTFAVSRGLAPAGCHTFQKFALKS, from the coding sequence ATGGCACAGGCCAGCGGATTGCGATACGAGGTCGTCGAGGGCTGGGAGCAGCTTCCAACCGATTACGAGCACCGCGATGTCGCGGGAGTGGCGGTCGACGGAGAAGATCGGGTCTTCCTGATCTGCCGCGGCAATCATCCGATCATCATCTACGACCGCAAAGGCAACTTCCTGGGCTCGTGGGGGCAGGGCCAGTTCACCTACCGGACCCACGGCATCACCGTCGGCCCGGACGACATGCTCTACTGCACGGACGACGGCAACCACACCGTGCGGAAGTTCACGCCGGACGGCAAGCTGCTGATGACCCTGGGAACCCTGAACACTCCGTCCGCCACCGGCTACGACGGCAAGAACACCCTGACCGTCTCGCGGCCGGCCGGTCCGTTCAACCGGCCGACGAACCTGGCGGTGGGGCCGACGGGAGACCTCTACGTCTCCGACGGCTACGGCAACTGCCGGGTCCACCGGTTCTCACCGACCGGCGAGCTGAAGCAGTCGTGGGGCGTGCCGGGCACCGGCCCCGGCCAGTTCTACCTGCCGCACGGCATCGCGGTCGCGGCGGACGGGCGCGTCTTCGTCTGTGACCGCGAGAACGACCGCATCCAGATCTTCAGCCCCGACGGCGAGTACCTCAGCGAGTGGACCGACACCCAGCGGCCGACCCACCTCGTGTTCGACGCCGAGGCCCGGGCCTACGTCTCCGAGCTGTGGTGGCACCCGGGTCAGACCTCGCAGCGCCACGGGCCCATCGAGGAGGCGAGGTACGGCCGGGTCAGCGTCTATGACACCGAGGGACGGGTCCTCACCCGATGGGGCAGCCCCGATGCGTGCGCGCCCGGCAGCTTCGCGGCGCCGCATGGCCTGGCCGTGGACTCGCGGGGTGACATCTACGTGAGCGAAGTGACGTGGACGTTCGCCGTGAGCCGGGGGCTGGCCCCCGCGGGTTGTCACACGTTCCAGAAGTTCGCGCTGAAGTCCTGA
- a CDS encoding SDR family oxidoreductase: MAPFDRVAIVTGAGSGIGKAVALGLLQDGYSVVLAGRRKELLEAAAGEGRVSGARTLVVPTDVGDPASVRALFARTKETFGRLDLLFNNAGTGAPALPLEELTYEQWKTVVDVNLTGAFLCTQEAFNIMKSQVPRGGRIINNGSISAHAPRPNSAPYTATKHAITGLTKSTSLDGRKYDIACSQIDIGNAETELTARMKTGVPQANGSLAAEPTMDVQHVARAVVYMASLPLDANVQFLTVMATKMPFIGRG; this comes from the coding sequence ATGGCCCCATTTGACCGGGTCGCTATCGTCACGGGCGCGGGAAGCGGAATCGGCAAGGCCGTGGCACTGGGCCTGCTGCAGGACGGCTACTCGGTCGTTCTGGCGGGACGCCGTAAGGAGCTCCTGGAAGCGGCGGCCGGGGAAGGCCGGGTCTCAGGGGCGCGGACGCTGGTGGTTCCGACCGACGTCGGCGATCCCGCGTCCGTCAGAGCCCTGTTCGCCCGGACCAAGGAGACGTTCGGCCGGCTCGACCTGCTCTTCAACAACGCGGGGACCGGGGCGCCGGCCCTGCCCCTGGAAGAGTTGACGTACGAGCAATGGAAGACGGTCGTCGATGTCAACCTGACCGGCGCATTCCTGTGCACGCAGGAAGCCTTCAACATCATGAAGAGCCAGGTGCCGCGCGGGGGGCGCATCATCAATAACGGGTCGATCTCCGCCCACGCCCCCAGGCCGAACTCGGCCCCCTATACCGCGACCAAGCACGCGATCACCGGACTCACCAAGTCGACCTCCCTCGACGGCCGGAAGTACGACATCGCCTGCAGCCAGATCGACATCGGCAACGCGGAGACCGAGCTGACGGCCCGGATGAAGACGGGCGTGCCGCAGGCGAACGGCTCCCTGGCGGCCGAGCCGACGATGGACGTCCAGCACGTGGCGCGCGCGGTGGTGTACATGGCCAGCCTCCCGCTGGACGCCAACGTGCAGTTCCTGACGGTCATGGCCACCAAGATGCCGTTCATCGGTCGCGGGTGA
- a CDS encoding PPOX class F420-dependent oxidoreductase yields MAMALPQSVKKILQDKTYGHVVTRNADGTPQVTMVWMDVEGDEVLFNTADGRLKPKNLRRDPRVIVSVQDRNDPQSHMVLRGKASVTEAGADQHIDKLAKRFLGADKYPFRRPGEKRLIVRIKVDRIGGYGPKMQPWT; encoded by the coding sequence ATGGCGATGGCATTGCCGCAGTCCGTGAAGAAGATCCTCCAGGACAAGACCTACGGCCACGTCGTCACGCGCAACGCCGACGGAACGCCGCAGGTGACGATGGTCTGGATGGACGTCGAAGGCGACGAGGTGCTCTTCAACACCGCCGACGGGCGGCTCAAGCCGAAGAACCTGCGCCGCGACCCCCGCGTCATCGTCTCTGTGCAGGACCGGAACGATCCGCAGTCCCACATGGTCCTCCGCGGCAAGGCGAGCGTGACCGAAGCCGGGGCCGACCAGCACATCGACAAGCTCGCCAAGCGCTTCCTGGGCGCCGACAAGTATCCGTTCCGCCGGCCCGGGGAGAAGCGATTGATCGTGCGGATCAAGGTCGATCGCATCGGCGGCTACGGTCCCAAGATGCAACCCTGGACATAG
- a CDS encoding prolyl oligopeptidase family serine peptidase, giving the protein MLEIYFSMSAWIDTGKAVVDWLARRAEIDPDRIGLSGNSFGSFFGTIAAAHEPRLRAVAVSAVCHEPGFHTIFEEASPTFKMRFMYMSGITDEAEFDHFRTSMTWEGHADEIRVPYLCVAGEFDELSPLEHTERLMKALQGPKRLVVYQDSRHSVGNVPAANVGPFPPILMADWMAATLNGTTFSSEKWYVEASGRIVKTAL; this is encoded by the coding sequence GTGCTCGAGATCTACTTCAGCATGTCCGCCTGGATCGACACGGGCAAGGCCGTGGTGGACTGGTTGGCGCGTCGGGCCGAGATCGATCCGGACCGCATCGGCCTCAGCGGCAACAGCTTCGGCTCGTTCTTCGGGACCATCGCCGCCGCCCACGAGCCGCGTCTGCGCGCCGTCGCGGTGTCCGCGGTGTGCCACGAGCCCGGCTTCCACACCATCTTCGAAGAAGCGTCGCCGACCTTCAAGATGCGGTTCATGTACATGTCCGGCATCACCGACGAAGCCGAGTTCGACCACTTCCGCACGAGCATGACCTGGGAGGGGCACGCCGACGAAATCCGCGTCCCGTATCTGTGCGTGGCAGGCGAATTCGACGAGCTCTCGCCGCTCGAGCACACCGAACGGCTGATGAAGGCCTTGCAGGGACCGAAGCGCCTGGTGGTGTACCAGGACTCGCGTCACTCGGTCGGGAACGTACCGGCGGCCAACGTCGGGCCCTTTCCGCCGATCCTGATGGCCGACTGGATGGCGGCGACCCTGAACGGCACGACCTTCTCCAGCGAGAAATGGTATGTCGAGGCGAGCGGCCGAATCGTCAAAACCGCGCTCTAG